Genomic segment of Thermogemmatispora onikobensis:
AATTGCTGCCCGGCCCTTTTGAGATCTGCGATGCGGCTCAGCTAGCCCAGGCTCTGGAGAGCGCGCCGCGTCTCCTGGTCTCATTTCACGGTCCCTATTTCCCGAAAGCGGCCTGGAATGCTCTGCTGCGCTTTCTGGAGCGCGGGGGCAACCTGGCTATCTTCGGAGGTGTGCCCTTTGCCCGGCCTGTGACCGCTGCTGGTGAGGTAGAGCCGGAACAGGATGTCTATGCGCGCCAGCTCTGCCTCGGGCCGTTCTTCCCGGTCGACCTGGCGGCGAGCGGGGTCCAGGCGCACACGTTGCGCCTGGTGGCTGCCGCGGAGGCGCGCTTTCTGCAGAATTATGCCCTGCCATTGCCTGCCGAGCGCCCAGGACGCTTCTGGGCCTGTTATCCACGCCTGACGCAGACGTCCGACTATCCAGAAGAGATCGGCTCGGCGGGACCGTTCGACACACTGCTGCTGCCTCTGCTCTTCGCCGTCGCGGAGACGCCCGCTGGCGAGGAGCGGCTGGCGACGCCGGCCTTTGTGCTCGACCAGCTTGGGGGACGCTTTCAGGGTGGGCGCTGGCTGCTCTCGCTTTGGGAGCCTGACACTGCAGAGGATTGGCTGGCTCTGGCTGAGCCTGTGCGGCGTCTGCTGGCCCTGGCCCTGGAAGACCCTCTCTGCTTCGCCGTGCGTCCCGTCTTGGCCTGCTATCGGCCCGAAGAGGCGCCAGCACTGGTGGTGACGCTCCCTGAGCGGCTGACGCTGGAGCTGCGCATCACGGTGACGCATGCGGATACTGGTGAGGTACTGCGGCGCTGGGAGTTCGAGGCTCCAGCCTCGCCGGTGCATTCCGAGCGCTATCTGCAGCTGGCGCCAGCGCCCAGGGCTGGCCTTTATCGTGTGCGTACCGAGTATCGGCCCAAGGGCGGCCAGTGGCTGGGCCAGGAGACGGGCTTTTGGATCTGGGATGAGGCGCTGGTGGAGGCGACACGCGGAAAACGCCTGGTGGCCGGACGCGACTATTTTTATCAGGGCCAGCGGCTCTTTCTGGTCTGTGGCACAACCTATATGGACAGCCGCGTGCAGCGCAAGTACTGGCGCCTGCCCAATCCAGCCCGTTGGGAGCGCGAGATGGCCGAGATGAAGGCCGCCGGCATCAATCTACTGCGCACTGGCCTCTGGACAGCCTGGCGCGAGGTAATGCCGGTGGCCGGGGTGCCGACGGAGTCTTTTCTGCGCGCGCTCGATGCCTTTGTGCTGACGGCCTGCCGTCACGAGCTGCAGGTGATCTTTACCTTCTTTGCCTTCTTCCCCCCTCTCTTCGATGGCCTGAACCCCTGGCTTGATCCGCGCTCGCTGGAGGCGCAGGAGCGCTTTCTCTCGCTGCTGGCCCGCCGCTATGCGCGCGTGGAGTTGCTGTCGTGGGACCTGATCAATGAGCCGAGCTTTGGTGATCCAGCTCGCGCCTTCGCTCAGCGTCCGTTGCCTAACTATGACCGCTACGAGCAGCAGGCTTTTGTGCAGTGGCTTAAGGAGCGCTACACGCTGGAACAGCTGCAGCTGCGCTGGCGCGAGACACCGGCAGAGCTACCTTCCTGGGAGCAGCTGCGCCTGCCGCGCGAGTCCGACTATTCAACGTCGGTGCGCGATACGGCGGCGCGTGCCATGCTGAAGGTGGCCGACTATACGCGCTTTTCGCAGGAGGCGTTTGTGGCCTGGGCGCGGCGCATGTATCGAGCCATTCGGGCCGCTGGCAGCCAGACCGTGATTGGCGTTGGCCAGGATGAGGCGGGAGCACGCATTGCGCCGCAGTTCTATGCCAGCGCTGTCGATTATACGACGACGCACCCCTGGTGGAATGTCGATGACCTGCTCTGGGATATGCTGCTCGACAAGACGCCGGAGCGCCCCAATCTGATCCAGGAGACGGGTGTGATGCTGGTGCGCGACCTCGATGGCCGCCCCTGGCGAACGGAGCAGGCCAGTGCCTGGCTGCTGGAGCGCAAGCTGATCATGGGCCTGATGGCTAATGGGGCCGGCCTGATCCAGTGGCTCTGGCATACCAATGCCTACATGACCAGCGAGAATGAGAATAGCATTGGCCTGGTGCGCGCCGATGGCAGCGCCAAGCCGGAGCTGCTGGCCATGCGCGAGTTCTGTCGCCTGGTCCAGGCGCTGGAGGGCCAGCTGCAGGAGGCGCCGGAGCCGCCGGCGGTCTGGCTGGTGATCCCCTATAGCCAGTGGTTTGCACGCCCGGACCTGGGAGCCTTGCCGACGCGCCAGGCGGTGCGTGCATTGGCCTATGAGCTGGGCGTGATCCCGCAGCTTATTGGTGAGCCGCGCCTCTCGGAGCTGGCAACCATGCCCTATCGGCCCCAGGTGATCATCGTGCCCTCCCTGCAGCTCTGCGAACCGACGGCCTGGTTCGCTCTGCTCGAATATGTCCAGCGCGGCGGGACGGCCCTGGTGAGCGGCGTCATCGGTCACGATCTGCATCATTTGCTTTTTGATGCGCGCCTGGACGCTGGCGATGCTCTCCCGGAGCCAGAGCCGGTGGCTTCCTATGAGGAGCTGCTGCTTGAGGATGGGAACCGCTATCAGCTGAGCTTTACGCAGGAGAAGACGGGCTATGTGCACAAGGCTCACAATGAGCTGCGGGAGCTGCGGCTCGGTGCCGGACGCTTACTATGGGCTGGGGTGCCACTGGAGCTGGCCAGTGAACTGGAGCCGTTGGCGCGTCTCTATCGGCGTGTGCTGGGGAAAACGCCGTTGGAGCCGCGGCCCGAGGGATGGCGCCGGCCCTGGCTGCTAGTGCGTCGTCCCCTGAAGGAGGGGATGCTCGTGCTGGTGGCCTCCGAAGCTGGCAGTGAGCAGCGTCTCTCACTAGAGGAAGAGGGCCTGACGCTGGCAGTGGCTCCGCAGCGCGCGGGGGCTGTGCT
This window contains:
- a CDS encoding beta-galactosidase, with protein sequence MVSLIRSDRVLVFADPAYPRACSQALLRELLPGPFEICDAAQLAQALESAPRLLVSFHGPYFPKAAWNALLRFLERGGNLAIFGGVPFARPVTAAGEVEPEQDVYARQLCLGPFFPVDLAASGVQAHTLRLVAAAEARFLQNYALPLPAERPGRFWACYPRLTQTSDYPEEIGSAGPFDTLLLPLLFAVAETPAGEERLATPAFVLDQLGGRFQGGRWLLSLWEPDTAEDWLALAEPVRRLLALALEDPLCFAVRPVLACYRPEEAPALVVTLPERLTLELRITVTHADTGEVLRRWEFEAPASPVHSERYLQLAPAPRAGLYRVRTEYRPKGGQWLGQETGFWIWDEALVEATRGKRLVAGRDYFYQGQRLFLVCGTTYMDSRVQRKYWRLPNPARWEREMAEMKAAGINLLRTGLWTAWREVMPVAGVPTESFLRALDAFVLTACRHELQVIFTFFAFFPPLFDGLNPWLDPRSLEAQERFLSLLARRYARVELLSWDLINEPSFGDPARAFAQRPLPNYDRYEQQAFVQWLKERYTLEQLQLRWRETPAELPSWEQLRLPRESDYSTSVRDTAARAMLKVADYTRFSQEAFVAWARRMYRAIRAAGSQTVIGVGQDEAGARIAPQFYASAVDYTTTHPWWNVDDLLWDMLLDKTPERPNLIQETGVMLVRDLDGRPWRTEQASAWLLERKLIMGLMANGAGLIQWLWHTNAYMTSENENSIGLVRADGSAKPELLAMREFCRLVQALEGQLQEAPEPPAVWLVIPYSQWFARPDLGALPTRQAVRALAYELGVIPQLIGEPRLSELATMPYRPQVIIVPSLQLCEPTAWFALLEYVQRGGTALVSGVIGHDLHHLLFDARLDAGDALPEPEPVASYEELLLEDGNRYQLSFTQEKTGYVHKAHNELRELRLGAGRLLWAGVPLELASELEPLARLYRRVLGKTPLEPRPEGWRRPWLLVRRPLKEGMLVLVASEAGSEQRLSLEEEGLTLAVAPQRAGAVLWRPGEPPRLFGGLRLVEAAAREVPRG